The window tgtCTATGTcccatataaattattatagttaAGTATTGAAATATTGTATAATTGATCATATAAATAATTCTAATAATGATTTacttataaatattagttattttttatGGATGGATGTTAAGTCTACGGTGTTAGTGTGTAAAtattttacgttatttttttcGTTATTTGTAAACTATATCTATGATCGTCACTTTTTACTCAATAAATCTTTAGGAATGTAACTcactcaaaaaattaaaattgtaaataaaaaataaatagcaggtgcaaaaaaaattaaaaaaacgaaATCATGTCATAATGCTTTCATTTATTAGAATCTACTTCTCCTGTCATGTTATTTCAAATCATATACTTTAAATTTCATAAGTGCCGAAATACTATCTTTTGGTAGTTAATTTGGATGTTCATGGTGTGTCTCTTTGAGATAGATGATCAACAGAATTTTGTGGAGGATGCCAAATTATGGTAACgtaaaaatgtttaaataagaaaataatgagatgtttaaaatgataaatagcTTTTCTTAAAATctaatacaaaattattgtAGTAAATTTATATCTTCAATTCTACGATTTATATATACAgtgttttcataaaaatatattgaaaaaccGACCATACATCACATGTAATGAAGAGTATGCTCTTGATCGATTATTGAtttgatatacatataataaaattaagtttaaatttattatagttGTTTTCCGGTCTCGCCTCACGGCGAGACCTCGatttctttattattatcttttagaattatatatttaataaatcacaCCGTGTTGAAAGTATTTAAATACATTGAAgtgatattataataaattaaaataattatattataatttgttttaaattaatggAAGAACAATTTATGTTTATGGActgtttttgaaaaataaatttaaataaactcTTGCAATATCATGTAAATTCTTCTTACAAACATGACCATCGTCCAGACCATCAGAAAGAATATTAAATTGGTTGAGGTTTTCTAGCTAAGTATCAAGCTGTCTATACAAAATCTATTATCCATCAGGTATTTCTTACCATCTATATCCAGCTTCCCACTGCAGTTAGGAACATAAAATGAGTTGAGCTGTACCTGAATACCATAGAGCTTCCATCATAGACATATCAGGACAGCAAGCAAAGGCAGTTATATCTTcactacataaatatataatttaacataCTTGCAAGCTAAATGTGTCATATACACTCTAGATTCAGTTGTTAATGTATAATTTGAATGAACCGGCACGCTGAGTGTGTAGGTAAGAATACGAAATCACAACAAAGTGTTTGTAAATAATTCCAATTTATTAATCAGTAACCCAAATTAAGCGGCATTCAGAAAAATTATAATGTTCTTAAAAGAAAGTCGAAATAAAGAGCTTGACAAAGATATTATCTTTAGTTTCCCTTACCTATATAATGAAGTGGTATGCTAAGTAACTGAATAAGCTCACCTAGAACTGAAAGAGCTAACTTTCTCACAAGCAAAAGATGTCTTTCACAAGCAAGCACCAATTGGTTGTTATGGCTATGATCTTCACTGTCGGGGTCCTGGGATCTCTTGCTGCAGCTCGTTCTTTGAGTGAGGTCGAAGCCTCACCAATCATGACTCATGACCAATGGATGTCACACTACAGCCGTGTGTACAAAGATGCTGATGAGAAAACCATGCGTTCCACCATCTTCAGTAAGAACCTGGAATACATAGAGTCATTTAACAAGGCCAATACCAAGCCATACAAACTGGGGGTCAATGAATTTGCAGACCTTACAAATGAGGAGTTCACAACCACAAGGAACAGATACAAAAGCCATGTATGTTCCACAGCCACAAATTTGTTCAGATATGCAAATGTTAGTGCATTGCCGTCTAGCATGGACTGGAGAAAGAAAGGTGCAGTTACACCTGTCAAAGACCAAGGCCAATGTGGTAAGTTTTATGCTCAGAAAGATAAAATTTATACAcgaatgaaatattatatcttctaacattaacaattattattatatacaggGTGCTGCTGGGCTTTTTCGGCTGTGGCAGCCATGGAAGGAATTACCCAGCTTAAAACTGGCAAGTTGATCTCTCTATCAGAGCAAGAACTGGTTGACTGTGATACTAGCGGCGAAGATCAAGGCTGTGAGGGTGGTCTTATGGACAATGCCTTTGATTTCATCCAGCAAAACCACGGCCTCTCAACTGAAACTAACTATCCTTACAGTGGAACTGATGGGACATGCAATGCCAACAAAGAAGCAAATCATGCAGCCACGATAACCGGGCACGAGGATGTGCCTGCAAATAGCGAGAGTGCGCTGCTAAAAGCTGTTGCAAATCAACCAATCTCCGTTGCTATTGATGCTAGTGGTTCGGACTTCCAGTTCTACTCAAGTGGTGTTTTTACTGGACAATGTGGAACTGAATTAGATCATGGAGTGACTGCTGTAGGCTATGGCACCGCTTCTGATGGAACCAAGTATTGGCTGGTGAAGAACTCATGGGGTACAATCTGGGGCGAAGAAGGTTACATAAGGATGCAAAGAGGCATCAAGGCCAAAGAAGGCCTCTGCGGCATAGCAATGGAGGCTTCATACCCAACTGCTTAAAAGTCAAAAACAAGCAGAAACAATGgcttatgtatataaatatgaatcatGCAAGCACTGAAAATATATCCCGCCGTGCAAGAACTTGTATATTGTAAACAGCTTGGTCATATTAATCTCTGAACTAtgcttattttaaatttgaagttctGACCTCTTCTCTTGTTACTTCtagtttcatatattttttttattgcttGTCTCGAggcattttatcaagaattattttattgaaCATATGAGTTCTGTTTAAGGTCTTTCCGGTTGCCATGTTTGTGGTTCAAATTTGCCCCAAATATTGTGCTAATTTTAAACAAGAGAAACCATTTAAAAAGATACTCTCTGGATTTGACACCATCTGGAATACCTATTTTCCTGAAAATTGCTTctgcaaaatataaataacttgAGTTGGAGGAATTAAAATTTAGCCATCAGCCTACCATTTGCATTTAAAAACTCCTGTCTCAAGACACAGAATAAAGAAGAATGAGGCCTTCATCATATACTCAATAAGGTActtttgtttattgtttatgttatcatgttGCTCACTAGATTGCAAGTAAAACTGTGCTTGCTATACTTCATTGTAGTGGTATACAATCCTCCTGATTGTCCTATTCTCCCATGATAAGGATATTGAATATCAATTTCTCATTAGCTGCTTGCAGCCATCTGTttgttaaaacaaaatttaaaataaatagcgTTTACTTTCTCTACCTACTCCATTGACAGTTTTTGGTGAACTATTAGATGGACCGGTTCTCATTATGACATTAGAGCTCAACTTCGACCGAGTTCTCAATTTAGACTCTCCGTCActccaatattctcacaatataATATGGACACGAAGGCATTAATTGTCCCAAAGATGAGCGctcgtgatccactcttcaacccaaaAAATAGGATTTCGCATAAGATTTATTTAGGCCCTTCCTCTAAatccttaaaattttagatggaTTAGTTCTCAA of the Daucus carota subsp. sativus chromosome 4, DH1 v3.0, whole genome shotgun sequence genome contains:
- the LOC108218095 gene encoding senescence-specific cysteine protease SAG39-like; this encodes MSFTSKHQLVVMAMIFTVGVLGSLAAARSLSEVEASPIMTHDQWMSHYSRVYKDADEKTMRSTIFSKNLEYIESFNKANTKPYKLGVNEFADLTNEEFTTTRNRYKSHVCSTATNLFRYANVSALPSSMDWRKKGAVTPVKDQGQCGCCWAFSAVAAMEGITQLKTGKLISLSEQELVDCDTSGEDQGCEGGLMDNAFDFIQQNHGLSTETNYPYSGTDGTCNANKEANHAATITGHEDVPANSESALLKAVANQPISVAIDASGSDFQFYSSGVFTGQCGTELDHGVTAVGYGTASDGTKYWLVKNSWGTIWGEEGYIRMQRGIKAKEGLCGIAMEASYPTA